A part of Periophthalmus magnuspinnatus isolate fPerMag1 chromosome 14, fPerMag1.2.pri, whole genome shotgun sequence genomic DNA contains:
- the wasf3a gene encoding actin-binding protein WASF3, whose product MPFVKRNIAPRHLCHGTVPDGIGNELECVTNNTLSAIIRQLSSLSKQAENVFGELFNEANTFYGRANSLQDRIDRLAIKVTQLDSSIEEVSLQDINMRKAFKSSTVQDQQVLSKGSTPTSVSDMYNTSDKAPPLSALTAYREDSTDAMKFYSDPSYFFDLWKEKMLQDTEDKRKERRRQREQKRCVDSNTIQREVKKVRKARNRRQEWNMMAFDKELRPDHRHPQTLRRGASSEGSLSPDGRLDLPQYPIPPVPVHTACNFAKSTDFMPGNAHPSSPVEHEYHSIDVNYKRGTYSTVEPGFTEQMNGATRPPAEYNSILPLAGAQIPSTQTAFGCPPAALSPPHNGVLHVGPGYALPPVPPPPGPPPPPLPPPTAAPHPRNYSHSGQGDAPPVRDTRSDLLSAIRMGIQLKKVQEQQEQQNKWEPVGNDVATILSRRIAVEYSDSEDDSELEENEWSD is encoded by the exons ATGCCTTTCGTGAAGAGAAACATCGCCCCTCGACACTTGTGCCACGGCACTGTACCAGATGGGATCGGCAATGAGCTGGAGTGTGTCACCAATAATACACTGTCTGCCATCATCCGGCAGCTCAGCAGTCTCA GCAAACaggctgaaaatgtgtttggggAACTCTTCAATGAGGCCAATACATTTTATGGGCGTGCAAACTCTCTACAGGACCGTATTGATCGCTTGGCCATCAAAGTCACTCAACTGGATTCCAGTATTGAAGAGG TCTCTCTTCAGGACATTAATATGAGGAAAGCATTCAAAAGCTCCACTGTTCAGGACCAGCAGGTTTTATCCAAAGGTAGCACTCCCACCTCTGTGAGTGACATGTACAACACCAGTGACAAAGCCCCTCCCCTGAGTGCACTGACCGCCTACAG AGAAGACTCAACAGACGCAATGAAGTTTTACTCAGATCCATCGTACTTTTTTGACTTGTGGAAAGAGAAAATGCTGCAGGATACTGAGGACaagaggaaggaaaggagaAGGCAAAGG gAACAAAAGCGTTGTGTGGACAGTAACACAATTCAGCGTGAGGTGAAAAAAGTAAGAAAGGCTCGTAACCGCAGACAGGAGTGGAACATGATGGCATTTGATAAAGAGCTGCGGCCCGATCACCGCCATCCACAAACTCTACGTCGAGGGGCATCATCTGAGGGGTCCCTTTCTCCAGATGGCAG ACTTGATCTTCCACAGTACCCCATCCCACCAGTGCCTGTCCATACAGCTTGTAACTTTGCCAAGTCTACCGATTTCATGCCAGGGAACGCACACCCTTCATCACCTGTAGAGCATGAATACCACAGCATTGATGTCAACTACAAGAGAGGAACCTACTCCACTGTCGAGCCAGGCTTCACAGAACAAATGAATGGAGCAACACGTCCACCTGCTGAGTACAA CTCTATCCTTCCTCTTGCGGGTGCACAAATTCCATCGACACAGACAGCATTTGGGTGCCCTCCTGCTGCTCTGTCTCCACCCCATAATGGAGTTCTACATGTAGGACCTGGATATGCACTCCCACCTGTACCTCCACCTCCAGGACCCCCGCCACCACCACTCCCTCCCCCCACTGCAGCCCCACATCCACGGAACTACAGCCACAGTGGGCAAGGTGACGCTCCGCCTGTGAGGGATACCAGAAGTGATCTGTTATCTGCGATTCGAATGG GTATACAGTTGAAAAAGGTCCAAGAGCAGCAAGAACAGCAAAACAAATGGGAGCCGGTGGGTAATGACGTGGCCACAATCTTGTCCCGTCGGATTGCAGTGGAGTACAGCGACTCTGAAGATGACTCTGAACTGGAGGAAAACGAGTGGTCAGACTGA